The Rosa rugosa chromosome 3, drRosRugo1.1, whole genome shotgun sequence sequence GTGATATTGATAGTTTTAAATGGACAGCAGTTGTCATATACCCTTGAATTAACATCACATTGGATCCTTATCAAGAACTAGCATATACCAATTTGGGAGGACAAACActcttcttttttgttcaaAGAAAGCTTAAAATATATCAACGAAAGGTCTTAGTGAATACAAGAGTCAAATTCCAGCACTAATACAACTACTACATAAACCATGCACTCTTCTTGATTGGACATCAGTTGTTGTCTTGTTGATGCATATAATTGAGGGACAGTTGGCTCAAAGGTTTATGATACTATATAACTTGGATGGCTCAAaagctttgccaaaaagcaggGAACATTAGCAACAGGACAAAAGATTTAGTAATAGCATTCTGCTGAACTTTCATTATGTACAGAAGTTACAAAAGTTAGTTCAGTCGTTCACAAGTTAGAAAAATTGTTCATCTATGCAAAACGTCACTAAACAAGTCTCTCTCTGTCACTCTCTCTCCGTGTACGTGCGGGCACATGCTCATAACTGACTGATCTTTAAGGAAGACTTTAGCCGCTCGACAGCATTTAAAAGTGAAGAACTTCCTTCACAAGCTTCAATTAATAACACGAGCCTCTTCGCAATGGCAGTCCCTGCTGGTGCTCCATCCTCttgcttgattgtttgtgatgCAGATGGCTTGCTATATTGAATAAGATTCAACATCATAGCCTGCAATAACGTATACCATTCTCATTAGATACTCCCAAAGTACTGCTTTATGAGAGAAGTGAAAAATGGAGAAAAGGTAGCTGAAATAGGGGCATTGGTATAATATAAACAGTTGTGAACTTCAATTTCATATCATAGTGTATTTATCCAACTATAAGGTGAGGTAGCATGGAAGGTAGCCATGATTGTCTGCTTAGAACCAATTTGTCACACAAAGAGGTTTATGAAAGGTCATTCTAATATGTAATACAACTACTTGGTACCCTTtctgaaagaaataaaaataaaaaataaaaaaatgggtCTGCTACTCTGCCGTACACCATggttttccttctcttttaaGGCATTATCCTTAACTTGCTTAACATGAAACACAAGAAGAGTTTAACAACCTTGAAAGGATTTACATACCTCATGGTGTTGCTTTGAGGAGAAATCTTGCAAAAGAGACCTTGAGAGCTTATTCCGAAGCAATAATTTATCACCTGTGTACGACTCAAATATGAAAGCTGAAAGGTGATGGAGAACAAGCGTATATGCAAGTGATCCTCGACTTGCAGCCCTGTCCAGGGCACCAGAAGTCCATGATTTCACGTAAGCCAACAAATTATCAGAATTATCCTGCACAGACACCAGATTAGATATATAAATTCATCACCATTGCAATAAAAGGACCATTTATATtgaacagaaaaacaaacaaaatcaataACTAGTCAGCAGTACCTCAACAGGTTCAAGGTACCCCTCTGCATCAGTAAAGCAATTCTCTAAAGGTGGCAGAAGTTCAAGAACACGAGAATTAGTTAGTGTATTCCAGGCAGCAAGTCGCACAGGAGCTTCAACACAACGATGAAGATAAACTGCAACTTGCCGGCCATAAATCAGATCACCATAAGATACAGCAGAAAACTGCTCCACAAGAGTTTCAATAAATGTTGAGTATGTCCCATGAATCTCTGATTCAAATGCCAGAATTTCCAAGTTATTTTTATTTCTCGGTTCTGACGATAAGGTACGCGACCTTGCCTGATGAAGAAGATTCCCATAGAGATCTTGCAAAGCTTCATAACTAACCCGGCTCTTCTCCTCCTCAAGCACGCCCATCCCAACAAGTAAGAGTACAGAGAGAGAATGCAATTTCCAAACTAACGGTACACTCTTAACGGGGGAGTGGATGCCAGTAGGTAGGAAACTAGCCAGTGCTTCAATACCCAAAAGGAAGAAAAGTCCAGCTCTAGCAACTACAAGAAAATCACCTGGATCTTGCATGAGATCCTGTAACTTGGAAGATTTTTTAAGACCAGCGGTCTTGCCATCACAAAGAGTTGAGACTGGACTGAGAAACCAGCAAACAGGTAGCGGTAGTCTCTGGTGAGCCCACTCTGCTACCAAATCTTGACTGGTTATACCTGATGTGTCAATGTCCTCATATATGGTGTTGAGGGAACTCTTACCTTTCTTAAGTGATTTACTGTATGATATATTCTTGCTGTCACTATCTTCGAGCTTTTTCTTTACAGATAACCATCTATTACTGAAATGAGAAGCTAATGTTCTACTCAAGAGCAGGTAATCCTCTTCTTTATCATCCCAATTGAACAGCTTAGCTCCCCTACTTGAGAGAAAACGACGAATACAGATATCCAGATACTTCAAAACAGAGACGTCGAGCAAACTATTTATTGCCTTTTTCACAAAAGTACCATCTGTTGGCCCAGCAGTTACACAGACTCCTAGAGATGAATTGATTGCCAGTATAATGAACATCATATCTTCTTCTGTGTGGATATCAAAATCAGGGACAATTTTCAACGTTTCAATCAGGTCAGTGAGAAACCTCGCATCTGCCTGGGCCAACAAAACAGTACCAGACCAATATCCTCCACCAGAAGCACCCCAGCCAACTCCCAACCCAGGAGCAGGACCTCCCCTACCAAATTTTTCTATGGATTGCACAAGGTGCCACTCTGAAGCAACTAACTTCACAAACATATTTTTCGCACTTCTCAATTCAACCAATGACCCCTTAAGTATACCGTCCTTGAGTATTTTCTCTTCTCTTGATGAAGTATTATTTTGGGGAAGCGTTTGTACGCCTGCCCTGGCTAAAGTTATCAACTTATCAATGTTAATGATAATCCCCAGTAACCCATGTAAGCAACATACAGTAGCCAACGATGTTTCATAATCACCTTGCTGTCTCAAATTACACAATTTCTCAATGAAGGAGCAACCTGCATTAGAATCTATTCCAACAAACCCATTCTTAATAATTTCAAGGCCAACTTTAGGAACAAACTCTGGAAGCCATGGCACAAGAGTACTACTTTCATGCAAGTGGACAGTATCATCTGGGATCACTCTCTCAAGCACTCTGGAAAGCATATGCAAGACAGCTGAATAGACCCACAACAAGGAAGTCACTGATAAATCTTGGGAAACAAGATGACCAGAAATTTGTTCTTCCCTGTCAAACAATTTACATACACTGGGATCATTCTTCCATACTATCCACTTCAGAGCTATTTCAACCATTGGACCAACATGGCTCCAAGACCAGAAATCAGCGTCATCACCAGAATCCTCTGAGATTTGATTCCTGTGATGCTTCTGTGCGAACAAATTTGGAAGTCTTCTAGCCAAAGCCTCCAATACAAGGTAGGCCTCTTTAGAGATGGAAGCAAACTCGCAAAGAACACCGTTCTCTATAAGTTTTTCAAGCATAGGTGGATTCAGCCACAGGCATAAGTACGGAAAAATTTCTGAGAAGTATGACACACAATATCCATGCTGAATGCAGACCTTCCAAAACCGCAGTTGTTCAACTATCAGAGCTGATGAAAGTCTACACTTTTCCTTTCCAGATTTTACCCAGTTGTCAAGGAAGGATGCAGGTTGATACAAATGCCACGTCAGAGTTTGGAAGCTCCCATTCTTTATAAAATCAAAACACCTCTTCCGATCAGATTGTGCCAACACCTGTTGGATATACAAAAACAAAGATAACAGTATTAGATTCATCTGTAAGCAGATGCAGGAATAATTCTCGTCTAGTTTAATACAAATAAATAGTGAGATTAATTAACAGAGACCAGTTACCTTTAGAAGTCTAACAGACTTAATTTTAGAAGGCTGAATTTCTATATTGTCTTTTGCAATGAATCTGCTGACCACTGTTTTGAGAAGCCTTTCGCAAATCATAATTGCATTCGCACATTTTGGGGAATGCCTTGCTATAGCAATAAGTATAGAAAGAATGTATTCTTCCAAAGCTGCTGTAGGATCTGACTGAAACCACACAAAACAATACGACTTCAGGAAACTGCAAACTGTCGTTTTTCAAGTTCATAAAAAGTCCCTTGATCAATTTAATCAGATCAGAAAGTCCTCATCTAAATTTTCTCTAGGATGTTACCATATCATATAACACCATTACTTGGTGATTCAGTGTTTTGACATTATCAATACACAAACCCACATTTACTAACCAGATAGAAGAATGAGGAAAGGGTAAAAGAAAATGGTTCCTCTACTTAGGCATATAGCTCAGAAATGATAAACTCATGCAGGTGTATTTACAGATATACAACATAGAAAATGCATGGACAGGTGAAcagatatacacacacacataagaCACACAGGAAACCCTGTCAAAGTAGGCAAAATTATGTTTAACACCAAGGATTGTGATTATGAAGTAATACTTTAAACTTAAATACATAAAATAACCTCTGTATATCAACTAATGAAAGAGGTTACACATGGTGATATAGTACCAATACAGCAATACTGCTATCAATATGGAATATAACGTCGAAGtcccctaaagaggaaggagtTAAGCATCTGAATTTAGACTAGTGTGTAATTCTCTTTCATAAAGACTAACCTCCAAAAGATAGCAAAGCGCTGGAAGGATTCCCATCCGCACCAAACCTGCGGCAAAATCTTGTCCAGCAACAACAATGTCGTCCTGAATTGTACGCTTCCCTTCAATCTCATCATCAATGATATCCTCATCAAGAGCAAGAACATTAGAAGGTTTAGCATTGTACTTCCAGAACCCACCATGAAGGAAACCAACATCAATCTCCGGTTTGCTTCGAAATACAGGGGCAGTAAAAGTATCCTTATGAATAGGTGCTAATTTCTGGAAGGAAGATATGTTAAGCTTTATGTAACTGAAATAAGAACAAAGAAAGATGTATAGAACCAAAATTGTGGGAAGAATACAAAAGAAAGACTTTACCTCCGAGACATCGAAGAAGTTCTCATTCACATCACAGCTCAATACGTAGTAAATAACTTTGGCACACTTTCGAACCACGGATTTATGGTTATCATCGAGGCACATCCTACAATAAATCATAGGTTAAAATGCAACATTATGAGTTCATGACATCAAAAACATCAGATTCAAATGGATATGAAATCTCAGTATATTAAAAATGATGAATTGTAACAAAAATGGTGCCTTTTAAGTCATGTTTGAAACCAGTATTGCAATTTACAAGTGGTGAACTGCAAGAAAAATTAtgcttttaatttcttttccgAAACCATCACACAACATGCAATAACAGAgggtaaaaaaagaaaaacttgttTACACAACAGTAGATTTAGAAGTTCAAGACAGATAATCAGGCATACTTCTAACTAAGATATAGTATATAAACATCCAAATGTAACTCACCTGAGAGCTAAAACAAGTTCAGGTTCTGGGCCGAGTGCATAAGCCCAGATAGCCTCCCAGTCGACAGATCTGTCAACTTTATTAGCATCTTGTCTGGTAATTTGAACATGGTTTTGATGAATATTTTGTAATGCCTTATTGAGCACGTTTGAAAGAAGAACCAATGCTAGGTCCCGTTGTCCTGCAATCTAAAGCAACCAAAAATAGCAAATGGTAAAAGAACTAGTTGAAATCAGAAAGCAAAACCAACACCTATAGATCTCATATGTAGAATGGTAGAGATCCATGAACATCCTACATCAAAAGACTTAGgaatatttgagaaagacatCACCCAATCAGTTGGCTAGAATTACAGCAATTAAGAAGCATGATTAAACTTGAGGCCTAACAGGAAAATAAAGGTGATAGAAATAATAAACTGACCAAACTCCTAGTGAGTGACACTGCTTCTTTAATTGTATAACCAGCAGCACCAGGATCTCCCTCAGTACGCAGGTAGTCACGCCCCGCAAGATTAACTGTAACATTGGATGGAATAAAGAATTAGTTCATATGCTATCTTCAAGAAATATCTTTTAG is a genomic window containing:
- the LOC133736534 gene encoding transcriptional elongation regulator MINIYO produces the protein MEKKQSTTGKNNKKKIFGNTALQLNDADASCMVGGIVEKGFSDKPVLGPVAPPRPSVLHFPVARHRSEGPHWSPVNSKMGGEEGEDDSEDDEAVMDFDVVKPHAKPIVRKSKKDMNFSKRVEMEVDENRTSTVRETMRTSVRKNSSNQLRHRTKPVLANLKNEQESVLDSNDMEIDVIPKSPAVDIREEQVPVSLESEIDAENRARLQGMSTEEIAQAQDEIMGRLDPALLQVLKRRGEEKLKKERTSSSDNKDRKPSPSSHTAMPHVTAANTSNHTRSDGLVPISGQAKGKLWNAWSERVEAVRGLRFSSDGTVVGNSLQQMPQVNLAGRDYLRTEGDPGAAGYTIKEAVSLTRSLIAGQRDLALVLLSNVLNKALQNIHQNHVQITRQDANKVDRSVDWEAIWAYALGPEPELVLALRMCLDDNHKSVVRKCAKVIYYVLSCDVNENFFDVSEKLAPIHKDTFTAPVFRSKPEIDVGFLHGGFWKYNAKPSNVLALDEDIIDDEIEGKRTIQDDIVVAGQDFAAGLVRMGILPALCYLLESDPTAALEEYILSILIAIARHSPKCANAIMICERLLKTVVSRFIAKDNIEIQPSKIKSVRLLKVLAQSDRKRCFDFIKNGSFQTLTWHLYQPASFLDNWVKSGKEKCRLSSALIVEQLRFWKVCIQHGYCVSYFSEIFPYLCLWLNPPMLEKLIENGVLCEFASISKEAYLVLEALARRLPNLFAQKHHRNQISEDSGDDADFWSWSHVGPMVEIALKWIVWKNDPSVCKLFDREEQISGHLVSQDLSVTSLLWVYSAVLHMLSRVLERVIPDDTVHLHESSTLVPWLPEFVPKVGLEIIKNGFVGIDSNAGCSFIEKLCNLRQQGDYETSLATVCCLHGLLGIIINIDKLITLARAGVQTLPQNNTSSREEKILKDGILKGSLVELRSAKNMFVKLVASEWHLVQSIEKFGRGGPAPGLGVGWGASGGGYWSGTVLLAQADARFLTDLIETLKIVPDFDIHTEEDMMFIILAINSSLGVCVTAGPTDGTFVKKAINSLLDVSVLKYLDICIRRFLSSRGAKLFNWDDKEEDYLLLSRTLASHFSNRWLSVKKKLEDSDSKNISYSKSLKKGKSSLNTIYEDIDTSGITSQDLVAEWAHQRLPLPVCWFLSPVSTLCDGKTAGLKKSSKLQDLMQDPGDFLVVARAGLFFLLGIEALASFLPTGIHSPVKSVPLVWKLHSLSVLLLVGMGVLEEEKSRVSYEALQDLYGNLLHQARSRTLSSEPRNKNNLEILAFESEIHGTYSTFIETLVEQFSAVSYGDLIYGRQVAVYLHRCVEAPVRLAAWNTLTNSRVLELLPPLENCFTDAEGYLEPVEDNSDNLLAYVKSWTSGALDRAASRGSLAYTLVLHHLSAFIFESYTGDKLLLRNKLSRSLLQDFSSKQHHEAMMLNLIQYSKPSASQTIKQEDGAPAGTAIAKRLVLLIEACEGSSSLLNAVERLKSSLKISQL